Proteins from one Oncorhynchus masou masou isolate Uvic2021 chromosome 12, UVic_Omas_1.1, whole genome shotgun sequence genomic window:
- the LOC135549189 gene encoding uncharacterized protein LOC135549189 — protein MEDRRLPPTVPLVVKTEPDTETRRVREEEQPTIPIRVKKEDLSEVPLKLPRFKYVDFPSLHQCIQQLTVPPLDSWLEGFPLALGRPSGGHTPVTSKERVPKFRYVDYPSLHHCIQQLSVPPLESWSSGLARSGCGVTGGPGSTNSQPSSVRGNQTIQGDGSASAYKQDEYTAFPFPGPDSGSIQCVTSSNKASHKSQRLQLLLSSPPGSRPALSSQGEEVRHNMVCSDQLSQKFSNPKSCVAGMKRVRGAGPLHQSNRKSAGDDEWHADFKKSTQSHQEAQVKLSDSPDLGQGFWRTIPESVCPFCQNMFSDPEELQIHQKSHREKKPH, from the exons ATGGAGGACAGGAGACTTCCCCCTACAGTGCCCTTAGTGGTCAAAACTGAGCCAGACACAGAGACCCgtagggtgagagaggaggaacagCCTACCATTCCCATCAGGGTTAAAAAAGAGGACCTCTCTGAAGTGCCCCTCAAATTGCCCAGATTCAAGTACGTGGACTTCCCTTCGCTACACCAGTGCATCCAGCAGCTCACCGTGCCACCCCTGGACAGCTGGCTGGAGGGCTTTCCCCTGGCTCTGGGAAGACCCTCTGGAGGACACACCCCTGTCACTTCCAAGGAGAGAGTTCCCAAGTTTCGGTATGTAGATTATCCCTCTCTGCACCACTGTATCCAGCAGCTGTCTGTGCCGCCTCTGGAGAGCTGGAGCTCGGGGTTGGCCAGGTCAGGGTGTGGGGTGACAGGGGGACCTGGATCcaccaactctcagcccagctCTGTGAGGGGGAACCAGACAATACAGGGAGATGGTTCAGCATCGGCTTACAAGCAGGACGAGTATACTGCTTTCCCCTTTCCTGGTCCTGACTCCGGCTCCATCCAGTGTGTGACCTCCTCAAACAAGGCATCCCACAAGTCTCAGCGGCTTCAGCTGCTCTTGAGCAGTCCACCCGGATCCAGGCCTGCATTAAGCTCACAGGGGGAAGAGGTTCGCCATAACATGGTGTGTTCAGATCAGCTGTCTCAAAAGTTCTCTAATCCCAAATCTTGCGTTGCTGGAATGAAGCGTGTCAGAGGAGCGGGACCACTCCATCAGAGCAATAGGAAGTCAGCTGGTGATGATGAATGGCATGCAGACTTTAAAAAATCTACACAAAGTCATCAAGAGGCCCAAGTAAAGCTAAGTGACTCTCCTGACCTAGGACAAGGGTTTTGGAGAACCATCCCAGAGTCTGTCTGCCCCTTTTGCCAAAATATGTTTTCAGATCCAGAGGAATTGCAGATCCACCAGAAGAGTCACAGAGAAAAG AAGCCTCATTGA